A genomic window from Triplophysa dalaica isolate WHDGS20190420 chromosome 24, ASM1584641v1, whole genome shotgun sequence includes:
- the fbln1 gene encoding fibulin-1 isoform X1 gives MSLCAIVLICLCGVLKAQETTDPISLDDCCKDGKERGQESQDCSSLPLISESTTCRIAQEQCCAAVLEDNTCTTGINMAKDQGSCDALLSSSTCETKTSKMCCECCLLGRSAQERGLSCDLSLPVGYQCGLVSRACCVDRSPGADVNSTDGGALVSDTPSAEDRCKAARCAQRCVNGTCACFKGYKFKADGQNCEDINECLLGAHLCRSGERCINTVASYRCQREVSCGTGYELTDNNKCEDIDECELGSHNCATGLECQNTFGSFRCRPIEQCGTGFIQDALGSCIDINECLSITGPCQPGQMCLNTVGSYTCRRNSVSCGRGYHLNTEGTRCVDIDECAGPDNACDGHGCINLMGSYRCECRSGFNFNSISKSCEDINECRNYPGRLCAHKCENVLGSYQCSCTAGFKLASDGRNCDDVNECETSPCSQECANVYGSYQCYCRRGYQLSDIDGITCEDIDECALPTGGHICSYRCHNTPGSFHCTCPVSGYTLAPNTRSCQDIDECLTGTHTCAEAESCFNVQGGFRCLNFECPANYRRSGETRSRVDRADIIQCGKSCQPNDVSCIQNPIHSISNTAISLPTFREFTKPEEIVFLRSHIPPNFFHTESMDIFYDILDGNVNNSFDIIKRLDHSMVVGVVRQVKPLVGSLSTVLKLAMNHVINGVISHQKIINVHIFVSEFWF, from the exons atGTCTCTCTGTGCGATAGTGTTGATCTGTCTGTGCGGTGTCCTGAAGGCACAGG aGACGACAGATCCCATCTCACTGGATGACTGTTGTAAAGATGGTAAAGAGAGAGGTCAAGAGTCACAGGACTGCTCCAGCCTGCCGCTCATCTCTGAATCCACCACCTGCAG GATAGCTCAGGAACAGTGTTGTGCTGCAGTTCTAGAAGACAATACCTGTACCACCGGCATCAACATGGCGAAGGACCAGGGAAGCTGTGATGCTCTTTTATCCAGCAGTACATGTGAAACAAAGACAtccaag ATGTGTTGTGAGTGTTGTTTGCTGGGCCGGTCGGCTCAGGAACGCGGGCTGTCATGTGACCTCAGTCTCCCGGTGGGGTATCAGTGCGGTCTGGTGTCTCGGGCGTGTTGTGTGGACCGCTCGCCCGGCGCTGATGTGAACTCTACAGACG GTGGAGCTTTAGTGAGCGATACACCGAGTGCAGAAGATCGATGCAAAG CGGCCAGATGTGCCCAGCGCTGTGTGAACGGGACGTGTGCATGTTTCAAGGGATACAAGTTCAAGGCCGATGGACAAAACTGTGAAG aCATTAATGAATGTTTGTTGGGGGCTCATCTGTGTCGCTCTGGTGAGCGCTGTATTAACACCGTGGCTTCATATCGCTGTCAGAGGGAGGTGAGCTGTGGAACGGGGTATGAACTCACAGACAACAACAAATGTGAAG ACATTGATGAGTGCGAGTTAGGTTCTCATAACTGCGCGACCGGACTGGAATGTCAGAACACGTTCGGATCGTTCCGGTGTCGACCCATAGAGCAGTGCGGCACAGGATTCATCCAGGACGCTCTGGGGAGCTGCATCG ATATAAATGAGTGTTTAAGCATAACCGGACCGTGTCAGCCGGGTCAGATGTGTCTTAACACGGTGGGCTCGTACACTTGTCGGAGAAACTCTGTTAGCTGTGGCCGCGGGTATCACCTGAACACTGAAGGGACTCGCTGTGTAG ACATCGATGAGTGTGCCGGACCTGATAACGCCTGTGACGGTCACGGCTGTATTAATCTGATGGGATCGTACCGCTGCGAGTGCAGGTCCGGTTTCAACTTCAACAGCATCAGCAAAAGTTGTGAAG ACATTAATGAATGCCGGAATTATCCCGGCCGTCTGTGTGCTCACAAGTGTGAGAATGTGCTGGGCTCGTATCAGTGCAGCTGTACCGCTGGATTCAAACTGGCCAGTGACGGACGCAACTGTGATG ATGTGAACGAATGTGAGACCAGTCCGTGCAGTCAAGAGTGTGCGAACGTTTACGGGTCTTATCAGTGCTACTGTCGCCGTGGTTATCAGCTCAGTGACATTGATGGAATCACCTGTGAGG ACATCGATGAATGTGCTTTGCCCACCGGTGGACACATCTGCTCGTATCGATGCCACAACACCCCGGGGAGTTTCCACTGCACTTGTCCCGTGAGCGGGTACACGCTCGCCCCCAACACCCGCAGCTGCCAAG ACATCGACGAGTGTCTGACGGGTACACACACCTGTGCAGAAGCCGAGAGCTGCTTCAACGTTCAGGGAGGATTTAGGTGCCTGAACTTTGAGTGTCCGGCCAACTACAGACGTTCAGGAGAAAC CAGGTCAAGGGTGGATCGTGCAGATATCATCCAGTGTGGGAAATCCTGCCAACCTAATGACGTATCCTGCATCCAGAACCCCATCCACTCCATCTCCAACACGGCTATCTCGCTTCCCACCTTCAGAGAATTCACCAAACCAGAGG AAATCGTGTTCCTGAGGTCCCACATACCTCCAAACTTCTTTCACACGGAATCCATGGATATCTTCTACGACATTCTCGACGGGAACGTCAACAACTCATTTGACATCATCAAGCGTCTGGATCACAGCATGGTCGTGG GTGTGGTCCGGCAGGTGAAGCCTCTGGTTGGTTCTTTAAGCACGGTGCTGAAGTTGGCCATGAACCACGTCATCAACGGAGTCATTTCTCACCAGAAAATCATCAATGTTCACATCTTTGTGTCCGAGTTCTGGTTTTAA
- the fbln1 gene encoding fibulin-1 isoform X2: MSLCAIVLICLCGVLKAQETTDPISLDDCCKDGKERGQESQDCSSLPLISESTTCRIAQEQCCAAVLEDNTCTTGINMAKDQGSCDALLSSSTCETKTSKMCCECCLLGRSAQERGLSCDLSLPVGYQCGLVSRACCVDRSPGADVNSTDGGALVSDTPSAEDRCKAARCAQRCVNGTCACFKGYKFKADGQNCEDINECLLGAHLCRSGERCINTVASYRCQREVSCGTGYELTDNNKCEDIDECELGSHNCATGLECQNTFGSFRCRPIEQCGTGFIQDALGSCIDINECLSITGPCQPGQMCLNTVGSYTCRRNSVSCGRGYHLNTEGTRCVDIDECAGPDNACDGHGCINLMGSYRCECRSGFNFNSISKSCEDINECRNYPGRLCAHKCENVLGSYQCSCTAGFKLASDGRNCDDVNECETSPCSQECANVYGSYQCYCRRGYQLSDIDGITCEDIDECALPTGGHICSYRCHNTPGSFHCTCPVSGYTLAPNTRSCQDIDECLTGTHTCAEAESCFNVQGGFRCLNFECPANYRRSGETSRVDRADIIQCGKSCQPNDVSCIQNPIHSISNTAISLPTFREFTKPEEIVFLRSHIPPNFFHTESMDIFYDILDGNVNNSFDIIKRLDHSMVVGVVRQVKPLVGSLSTVLKLAMNHVINGVISHQKIINVHIFVSEFWF; encoded by the exons atGTCTCTCTGTGCGATAGTGTTGATCTGTCTGTGCGGTGTCCTGAAGGCACAGG aGACGACAGATCCCATCTCACTGGATGACTGTTGTAAAGATGGTAAAGAGAGAGGTCAAGAGTCACAGGACTGCTCCAGCCTGCCGCTCATCTCTGAATCCACCACCTGCAG GATAGCTCAGGAACAGTGTTGTGCTGCAGTTCTAGAAGACAATACCTGTACCACCGGCATCAACATGGCGAAGGACCAGGGAAGCTGTGATGCTCTTTTATCCAGCAGTACATGTGAAACAAAGACAtccaag ATGTGTTGTGAGTGTTGTTTGCTGGGCCGGTCGGCTCAGGAACGCGGGCTGTCATGTGACCTCAGTCTCCCGGTGGGGTATCAGTGCGGTCTGGTGTCTCGGGCGTGTTGTGTGGACCGCTCGCCCGGCGCTGATGTGAACTCTACAGACG GTGGAGCTTTAGTGAGCGATACACCGAGTGCAGAAGATCGATGCAAAG CGGCCAGATGTGCCCAGCGCTGTGTGAACGGGACGTGTGCATGTTTCAAGGGATACAAGTTCAAGGCCGATGGACAAAACTGTGAAG aCATTAATGAATGTTTGTTGGGGGCTCATCTGTGTCGCTCTGGTGAGCGCTGTATTAACACCGTGGCTTCATATCGCTGTCAGAGGGAGGTGAGCTGTGGAACGGGGTATGAACTCACAGACAACAACAAATGTGAAG ACATTGATGAGTGCGAGTTAGGTTCTCATAACTGCGCGACCGGACTGGAATGTCAGAACACGTTCGGATCGTTCCGGTGTCGACCCATAGAGCAGTGCGGCACAGGATTCATCCAGGACGCTCTGGGGAGCTGCATCG ATATAAATGAGTGTTTAAGCATAACCGGACCGTGTCAGCCGGGTCAGATGTGTCTTAACACGGTGGGCTCGTACACTTGTCGGAGAAACTCTGTTAGCTGTGGCCGCGGGTATCACCTGAACACTGAAGGGACTCGCTGTGTAG ACATCGATGAGTGTGCCGGACCTGATAACGCCTGTGACGGTCACGGCTGTATTAATCTGATGGGATCGTACCGCTGCGAGTGCAGGTCCGGTTTCAACTTCAACAGCATCAGCAAAAGTTGTGAAG ACATTAATGAATGCCGGAATTATCCCGGCCGTCTGTGTGCTCACAAGTGTGAGAATGTGCTGGGCTCGTATCAGTGCAGCTGTACCGCTGGATTCAAACTGGCCAGTGACGGACGCAACTGTGATG ATGTGAACGAATGTGAGACCAGTCCGTGCAGTCAAGAGTGTGCGAACGTTTACGGGTCTTATCAGTGCTACTGTCGCCGTGGTTATCAGCTCAGTGACATTGATGGAATCACCTGTGAGG ACATCGATGAATGTGCTTTGCCCACCGGTGGACACATCTGCTCGTATCGATGCCACAACACCCCGGGGAGTTTCCACTGCACTTGTCCCGTGAGCGGGTACACGCTCGCCCCCAACACCCGCAGCTGCCAAG ACATCGACGAGTGTCTGACGGGTACACACACCTGTGCAGAAGCCGAGAGCTGCTTCAACGTTCAGGGAGGATTTAGGTGCCTGAACTTTGAGTGTCCGGCCAACTACAGACGTTCAGGAGAAAC GTCAAGGGTGGATCGTGCAGATATCATCCAGTGTGGGAAATCCTGCCAACCTAATGACGTATCCTGCATCCAGAACCCCATCCACTCCATCTCCAACACGGCTATCTCGCTTCCCACCTTCAGAGAATTCACCAAACCAGAGG AAATCGTGTTCCTGAGGTCCCACATACCTCCAAACTTCTTTCACACGGAATCCATGGATATCTTCTACGACATTCTCGACGGGAACGTCAACAACTCATTTGACATCATCAAGCGTCTGGATCACAGCATGGTCGTGG GTGTGGTCCGGCAGGTGAAGCCTCTGGTTGGTTCTTTAAGCACGGTGCTGAAGTTGGCCATGAACCACGTCATCAACGGAGTCATTTCTCACCAGAAAATCATCAATGTTCACATCTTTGTGTCCGAGTTCTGGTTTTAA
- the fbln1 gene encoding fibulin-1 isoform X3, whose protein sequence is MSLCAIVLICLCGVLKAQETTDPISLDDCCKDGKERGQESQDCSSLPLISESTTCRIAQEQCCAAVLEDNTCTTGINMAKDQGSCDALLSSSTCETKTSKMCCECCLLGRSAQERGLSCDLSLPVGYQCGLVSRACCVDRSPGADVNSTDGGALVSDTPSAEDRCKAARCAQRCVNGTCACFKGYKFKADGQNCEDINECLLGAHLCRSGERCINTVASYRCQREVSCGTGYELTDNNKCEDIDECELGSHNCATGLECQNTFGSFRCRPIEQCGTGFIQDALGSCIDINECLSITGPCQPGQMCLNTVGSYTCRRNSVSCGRGYHLNTEGTRCVDIDECAGPDNACDGHGCINLMGSYRCECRSGFNFNSISKSCEDINECRNYPGRLCAHKCENVLGSYQCSCTAGFKLASDGRNCDDVNECETSPCSQECANVYGSYQCYCRRGYQLSDIDGITCEDIDECALPTGGHICSYRCHNTPGSFHCTCPVSGYTLAPNTRSCQDIDECLTGTHTCAEAESCFNVQGGFRCLNFECPANYRRSGETRCERLPCNHSSECLALPVRITYYHLTFPTKIPIPTNIFRMGPSNSALGDDIEVGIVDGNQEGYFSAQRQDHGGVLVVQKPIAVPQDFEISLEMKLRRYGHLSVYLFKIRLFVTPEDLSNAITE, encoded by the exons atGTCTCTCTGTGCGATAGTGTTGATCTGTCTGTGCGGTGTCCTGAAGGCACAGG aGACGACAGATCCCATCTCACTGGATGACTGTTGTAAAGATGGTAAAGAGAGAGGTCAAGAGTCACAGGACTGCTCCAGCCTGCCGCTCATCTCTGAATCCACCACCTGCAG GATAGCTCAGGAACAGTGTTGTGCTGCAGTTCTAGAAGACAATACCTGTACCACCGGCATCAACATGGCGAAGGACCAGGGAAGCTGTGATGCTCTTTTATCCAGCAGTACATGTGAAACAAAGACAtccaag ATGTGTTGTGAGTGTTGTTTGCTGGGCCGGTCGGCTCAGGAACGCGGGCTGTCATGTGACCTCAGTCTCCCGGTGGGGTATCAGTGCGGTCTGGTGTCTCGGGCGTGTTGTGTGGACCGCTCGCCCGGCGCTGATGTGAACTCTACAGACG GTGGAGCTTTAGTGAGCGATACACCGAGTGCAGAAGATCGATGCAAAG CGGCCAGATGTGCCCAGCGCTGTGTGAACGGGACGTGTGCATGTTTCAAGGGATACAAGTTCAAGGCCGATGGACAAAACTGTGAAG aCATTAATGAATGTTTGTTGGGGGCTCATCTGTGTCGCTCTGGTGAGCGCTGTATTAACACCGTGGCTTCATATCGCTGTCAGAGGGAGGTGAGCTGTGGAACGGGGTATGAACTCACAGACAACAACAAATGTGAAG ACATTGATGAGTGCGAGTTAGGTTCTCATAACTGCGCGACCGGACTGGAATGTCAGAACACGTTCGGATCGTTCCGGTGTCGACCCATAGAGCAGTGCGGCACAGGATTCATCCAGGACGCTCTGGGGAGCTGCATCG ATATAAATGAGTGTTTAAGCATAACCGGACCGTGTCAGCCGGGTCAGATGTGTCTTAACACGGTGGGCTCGTACACTTGTCGGAGAAACTCTGTTAGCTGTGGCCGCGGGTATCACCTGAACACTGAAGGGACTCGCTGTGTAG ACATCGATGAGTGTGCCGGACCTGATAACGCCTGTGACGGTCACGGCTGTATTAATCTGATGGGATCGTACCGCTGCGAGTGCAGGTCCGGTTTCAACTTCAACAGCATCAGCAAAAGTTGTGAAG ACATTAATGAATGCCGGAATTATCCCGGCCGTCTGTGTGCTCACAAGTGTGAGAATGTGCTGGGCTCGTATCAGTGCAGCTGTACCGCTGGATTCAAACTGGCCAGTGACGGACGCAACTGTGATG ATGTGAACGAATGTGAGACCAGTCCGTGCAGTCAAGAGTGTGCGAACGTTTACGGGTCTTATCAGTGCTACTGTCGCCGTGGTTATCAGCTCAGTGACATTGATGGAATCACCTGTGAGG ACATCGATGAATGTGCTTTGCCCACCGGTGGACACATCTGCTCGTATCGATGCCACAACACCCCGGGGAGTTTCCACTGCACTTGTCCCGTGAGCGGGTACACGCTCGCCCCCAACACCCGCAGCTGCCAAG ACATCGACGAGTGTCTGACGGGTACACACACCTGTGCAGAAGCCGAGAGCTGCTTCAACGTTCAGGGAGGATTTAGGTGCCTGAACTTTGAGTGTCCGGCCAACTACAGACGTTCAGGAGAAAC CCGCTGCGAACGCTTGCCTTGTAATCACAGTAGCGAGTGTCTGGCCTTGCCTGTGAGAATAACCTACTACCACCTGACATTCCCAACCAAAATTCCCATTCCCACCAACATCTTCCGCATGGGTCCCTCCAACTCAGCGCTCGGGGACGACATCGAGGTGGGCATCGTGGACGGTAACCAGGAAGGCTATTTCTCTGCCCAACGTCAGGATCACGGCGGCGTGCTGGTGGTCCAGAAACCCATCGCGGTCCCTCAGGACTTTGAAATCTCTCTGGAGATGAAACTTAGGCGATACGGACACCTCAGCGTTTATCTGTTCAAGATACGCTTGTTTGTAACCCCGGAGGACCTGAGCAATGCCAtcactgaatga